A genomic stretch from Microtus pennsylvanicus isolate mMicPen1 chromosome 9, mMicPen1.hap1, whole genome shotgun sequence includes:
- the Slc25a4 gene encoding ADP/ATP translocase 1 yields the protein MGDQALSFLKDFLAGGIAAAVSKTAVAPIERVKLLLQVQHASKQISAEKQYKGIIDCVVRIPKEQGFLSFWRGNLANVIRYFPTQALNFAFKDKYKQIFLGGVDRHKQFWRYFAGNLASGGAAGATSLCFVYPLDFARTRLAADVGKGSAQREFSGLGDCLSKIFKSDGVKGLYQGFSVSVQGIIIYRAAYFGVYDTAKGMLPDPKNVHIIVSWMIAQSVTAVAGLVSYPFDTVRRRMMMQSGRKGADIMYTGTLDCWRKIAKDEGANAFFKGAWSNVLRGMGGAFVLVLYDEIKKYV from the exons ATGGGGGATCAGGCTTTGAGCTTCCTTAAGGACTTCCTGGCAGGTGGCATCGCCGCCGCCGTCTCCAAGACCGCGGTCGCCCCGATCGAGAGGGTCAAACTGCTGCTGCAG GTCCAGCATGCCAGCAAACAGATCAGCGCAGAGAAGCAGTACAAGGGTATCATTGATTGTGTCGTGAGAATCCCAAAGGAGCAgggctttctctccttctggagGGGTAACCTGGCCAACGTGATCCGGTACTTCCCCACCCAAGCTCTCAACTTCGCCTTCAAGGACAAGTACAAGCAGATCTTTCTGGGGGGCGTGGATCGGCATAAGCAGTTCTGGCGCTACTTCGCCGGTAACCTGGCTTCCGGCGGGGCAGCTGGTGCCACCTCCCTCTGCTTTGTCTACCCGCTGGACTTTGCTAGGACCAGGCTGGCTGCCGACGTGGGCAAGGGATCTGCCCAGCGTGAGTTCAGTGGGCTAGGCGACTGTCTCAGCAAGATCTTCAAGTCTGATGGCGTGAAGGGTCTCTACCAGGGTTTCAGTGTCTCTGTCCAAGGCATCATCATTTACAGAGCTGCCTACTTCGGAGTCTATGACACTGCCAAGG GGATGCTGCCGGACCCCAAGAATGTGCACATTATCGTGAGCTGGATGATTGCCCAGAGTGTGACGGCGGTTGCAGGGCTGGTGTCCTATCCGTTTGACACTGTCCGCCGTAGGATGATGATGCAGTCTGGCCGGAAAGGGG CTGACATTATGTATACGGGGACACTTGACTGCTGGAGGAAGATTGCAAAAGATGAAGGAGCCAATGCTTTCTTCAAAGGTGCCTGGTCCAATGTACTGAGAGGCATGGGTGGTGCTTTTGTATTGGTATTGTATGATGAAATCAAAAAATATGTCTAA